In Candidatus Devosia phytovorans, the DNA window GACGACAAGTTGTTCGGGCGTATCGATTGGCAGATCGGCTTGCCGGCTTTCCCAGACGGCAGCCAGTTCGGTGGCCATGGCCGTCTGCATCTTGTCGAGCACGGATTGGCGGGTGTCGCCGGGGACGTAGTCATAGCTGCCCGGAAGGATGGATCCTTCGGCAGGAAGCGCAGGTATTTCGCCGACGATGTTGGTGTCGGCATTGAGGCGCTGCACGACCTCCCAGGACGTCAGGCCCTCGGGAATCACCAACGCATAACGGATCGGGTTGCCGGTGGTCAGCTCGGTCAGGATATCGGCCATGCTGGAGCCGCCGGGGATGCGGAAATCGCCCTGCTTGATGGTACCGGCCGTCTCGGCCACACGGCTGCCGACTTGGAAGATATACTGGTTGGAAATCAGGCCCTGCTCTTCGAGGCGCGGCGCGATGGAGCTGAGGCCCGAGCCAGCCTCGACGCGGAAGGTGGTTTCAGCGGTGGTGGGACCGTCGCCATAAAACTGGCTGGCGCCATAGAGCACCACGCCACCGGCGATCAGCAGGCCGAGTACCAGCAGCGACAGCAATCCATTAAGGATATCCAGGAAGCCATTGCGGGAGCGGCGGCGGCGCCTCTGCTTGCGGTCATTCATCGTGCTGGGTCACCTTCGAGCCCGGGTCAATTTTCCGGGTCTTGTCATCGCTTTGAGTCAGCCTCATGGCCGGGCGCATTGTTGGCGATGCGTTAACGCAAAAACAAGAGGCATGGCACAGCAGCATGGCTCTATCCACGGATGATGGACCGCCTGCCGCAAAGCTTAGTGCTCTATCGGCCTTCTCCCCTTGAGGGAGAAGGTGCCCGAAGGGCGGATGAGGGGTCATGGAGCAATGGGTCTGCGCCAGCGCATGGGAAGACGCAGGACCCCTCTCCCGTAAATCCGCTGAACGCGGATTTCCACCCTCTCCCTCAAGGGGCGAGGGTTGCTCCCAGTACCGGGCGCCTGCAGTGAACAATTCTTCTCTTGAGCCGGTATGACATCGCGGTTTTGGAAGAGTGATGGTTCAAAAAAAGGCCCGCAGTTGCCTGCGGGCCTTTGGAATTTCGATGCGGCCAGCCTCAGCTGGCCTTGCGCATCACGAGACTTGCATTGGTGCCGCCAAAGCCGAAGCTGTTGGAGAGCGCCACGTTGATCTCTTTCTTGAAGGCCGTCTTGGGCACAAGATTGATCTCGGTCTCGACGGAGGGATTGTCGAGGTTGAGCGTGGGCGGGGCAATGCCGTCGCGCATGGCGAGCAGGCAGAAGATGGCTTCCACCGAACCGGCGGCGCCCAGCAGGTGACCAATGGCCGACTTGGTGGAGCTCATGACGGTCTTGGGAGCGGCGTCGCCCAGAACGCGAGTGACCGCGCCCAGCTCGATCTCGTCACCAAGCGGCGTCGAAGTACCGTGGGCGTTGATATAGTCGATGTCGGCCGGGGTGATGCCGGCGCGTTTGATCGCCGCGCTCATGGCACGGAAACCGCCGTCGCCATCGGGCGCGGGCGCCGTGATGTGATAGGCGTCGCCCGAAAGGCCATAACCGATCACTTCGCCATAGATCTTGGCGCCGCGCGCCTTGGCGCGGTCGTAGTCCTCGAGCACGAGGATGCCGGCGCCCTCGCCCATGACGAAACCGTCGCGGTCCTTGTCATAGGGGCGCGAGGCCGCCTCGGGATTGTCGTTGAAGCCGGTCGAGAGCGCGCGGGCGGCCGAGAAGCCGGCCAGCGAGATGCGGTTGACGCAGCCTTCGGCGCCGCCGGCGATCATCACGTCGGCATCGCCCAGGGCAATGAGACGGGCGGCATCGCCAATGGCATGGGCGCCGGTAGAGCAGGCAGTGACCACGGAATGGTTGGGGCCCTTAAAGCCGTAGCGGATCGACACATGGCCGGAGGCCAGGTTGATCAGACGGCCGGGAATGAAGAAGGGGCTGATGCGGCGCGGGCCCTTTTCGTGCAGCGTGATGGAGGCATCATAGATGCCGCCAAGGCCACCGATGCCCGAACCGATCAGAACGCCGGTGCGCTCCTGGTCTTCGAGGCTCTTGGGCTCGACGCCCGCATCCTGGACAGCCTGGGTCGCGGCAGCCATCGCGTAAACGATGAAGTCGTCGACCTTGCGCTGTTCCTTGCTTTCCATCCACTCATCGGGATTGTACTTGCCGTCGGCGTAGTCGCCGAGCGGCAAGCGATGAGCGATCTGGCAGGCGAGATCATCGACCTGGAAATCATCGATGCGCTTGGCACCACTTTTACCGGCCAGAAGATTGGCCCAGGTGGCTTCAACTCCGCAGCCGAGAGGGGTTACAAGGCCCAGCCCGGTTACGACAACGCGGCGTAATTCCATATCAATGTATCCTGGCGGCTATTAGCCGACAGCCTTGGTGAGGAAGGAGACGGCATCGCCGAAAGTCTGGATCGACTCGGCAGCGTCATCAGGGATCTCAACCGAGAATTCTTCTTCGA includes these proteins:
- the mltG gene encoding endolytic transglycosylase MltG gives rise to the protein MNDRKQRRRRRSRNGFLDILNGLLSLLVLGLLIAGGVVLYGASQFYGDGPTTAETTFRVEAGSGLSSIAPRLEEQGLISNQYIFQVGSRVAETAGTIKQGDFRIPGGSSMADILTELTTGNPIRYALVIPEGLTSWEVVQRLNADTNIVGEIPALPAEGSILPGSYDYVPGDTRQSVLDKMQTAMATELAAVWESRQADLPIDTPEQLVVLASIVEKETGVASERPQVAAVFVNRLRESMRLQSDPTIIYGITKGQSTLGRGLRRSEIDARTDYNTYQIDGLPPTPIANPGIDALKAVANPDSHDYLYFVAKGATPAEGHVFAETYPEHQDNVAQYRRIVDEAAAQAEEARQALEAEEAGEATP
- the fabF gene encoding beta-ketoacyl-ACP synthase II yields the protein MELRRVVVTGLGLVTPLGCGVEATWANLLAGKSGAKRIDDFQVDDLACQIAHRLPLGDYADGKYNPDEWMESKEQRKVDDFIVYAMAAATQAVQDAGVEPKSLEDQERTGVLIGSGIGGLGGIYDASITLHEKGPRRISPFFIPGRLINLASGHVSIRYGFKGPNHSVVTACSTGAHAIGDAARLIALGDADVMIAGGAEGCVNRISLAGFSAARALSTGFNDNPEAASRPYDKDRDGFVMGEGAGILVLEDYDRAKARGAKIYGEVIGYGLSGDAYHITAPAPDGDGGFRAMSAAIKRAGITPADIDYINAHGTSTPLGDEIELGAVTRVLGDAAPKTVMSSTKSAIGHLLGAAGSVEAIFCLLAMRDGIAPPTLNLDNPSVETEINLVPKTAFKKEINVALSNSFGFGGTNASLVMRKAS